The following proteins are co-located in the Streptomyces sp. NBC_00435 genome:
- the mshD gene encoding mycothiol synthase — translation MTDDTAVVLEPGRQIQTLDELTDEQADAVLALIEDAARTDGTTAVSEQGRLQLRGGAREGIRHFLLTEQGRLAGYGQLEDTDPVEAPAAELVVHPALRGRGHGRALGTALLAASGKRIRVWAHGGKSAARHLAQVLGLTLFRELRQLRRPLGQGADPLPEAVLPSGVTVRTFVPGSDDAAWLAVNAAAFAHHPEQGSLTQRDLNDRIAQPWFDAKGFFLAERDGELIGFHWTKVHAEQRLGEVYVLGVRPGAQGGGLGKALTATGLRHLAAAGLPTAMLYVDADNPAALAVYEGLGFTTHEVDLMYRTES, via the coding sequence ATGACTGACGACACAGCAGTGGTCCTGGAGCCGGGACGGCAGATCCAGACCCTCGACGAACTGACGGATGAGCAGGCCGACGCCGTCCTCGCCCTGATCGAGGACGCGGCCCGCACCGACGGCACCACCGCCGTGTCCGAGCAGGGCCGGCTCCAGCTGCGCGGCGGAGCGCGCGAGGGGATCCGGCACTTCCTGCTCACCGAGCAGGGCCGGCTCGCCGGATACGGGCAACTGGAGGACACGGACCCGGTGGAGGCCCCCGCCGCCGAGCTCGTCGTACACCCCGCGCTGCGCGGGCGCGGCCACGGCCGGGCCCTGGGCACCGCCCTGCTGGCGGCCTCCGGCAAGCGGATCCGGGTGTGGGCGCACGGCGGCAAGTCCGCGGCGCGCCACCTCGCGCAGGTGCTCGGCCTGACCCTCTTCCGCGAGCTGCGCCAGCTGCGCCGCCCGCTGGGCCAGGGCGCGGACCCGCTGCCGGAAGCCGTCCTGCCGTCCGGCGTGACGGTACGCACCTTCGTGCCCGGCTCCGACGACGCCGCCTGGCTGGCCGTGAACGCGGCGGCCTTCGCCCACCACCCGGAGCAGGGCTCGCTCACCCAGCGGGACCTCAACGACCGCATCGCGCAGCCCTGGTTCGACGCCAAGGGCTTCTTCCTCGCGGAGCGCGACGGCGAACTGATCGGCTTCCACTGGACGAAGGTCCACGCCGAACAGCGGCTCGGCGAGGTCTACGTCCTCGGCGTACGCCCCGGCGCGCAGGGCGGCGGCCTCGGCAAGGCCCTCACCGCGACCGGCCTGCGCCACCTGGCGGCCGCCGGCCTCCCCACCGCGATGCTCTACGTGGACGCCGACAATCCGGCGGCCCTGGCCGTCTACGAGGGCCTCGGCTTCACCACCCACGAGGTGGACCTGATGTACCGCACGGAGAGCTGA
- a CDS encoding RNA degradosome polyphosphate kinase yields MSHQPSAAPSEVPSQQPPHKFASPSAPTAADVSARAAAAAASPEAVAARAATGAHARLGSIAAHRPHVDLEPDLDADLDAYEDKESGELPPGRFLDRERSWLAFNERVLELAEDPATPLLERANFLAIFASNLDEFFMVRVAGLKRRIATGVATRSASGLQPREVLDLIWTRSRELMARHAACFQQDISPQLAEEGVHLIRWPDLTEKEQARLFTLFRNQIFPVLTPLAVDPAHPFPYISGLSLNLAVVVRNPVSGHRHFARVKVPPLLSRFLEASPQRYVPLEDVIAAHLEELFPGMEVLAHHMFRVTRNEDLEVEEDDAENLLQALEKELMRRRFGPPVRLEVEESIDPGVLDLLVQELKVNPSEVYPLPGPLDLTALFGIASLDRPELKFPKFVAGTHRDLAEVESASAPDIFAALRERDVLLHHPYDSFSTSVQAFLEQAAADPDVLAIKQTLYRTSGDSPIVDALIDAAESGKQVLVLVEIKARFDEQANIKWARKLEESGCHVVYGLVGLKTHCKLSLVVRQEGDTLRRYSHVGTGNYHPKTARLYEDLGLLTADPQVGADLSDLFNRLSGYSRRETYRRLLVAPRSLRDGLVSRIDKEAAHHRAGRPAYVRLKMNSIVDEALIDSLYRASQAGVPIDIWVRGICAIRPGVPGLSENIRVRSILGRFLEHSRVFAFGNGGEPEVYIGSADMMHRNLDRRIEALVRVADPAHRAALDRLLATGMSDSTTSWHLGPDGEWTRHSTDGEGQPLQHVQEMLIDARRRRRGSAKP; encoded by the coding sequence ATGAGCCACCAGCCCAGCGCAGCCCCCTCCGAGGTTCCCTCCCAGCAGCCGCCGCACAAGTTCGCGTCCCCGTCCGCGCCCACGGCAGCGGACGTCTCCGCGCGCGCGGCCGCCGCCGCCGCCTCCCCCGAGGCCGTCGCCGCGCGCGCGGCCACAGGCGCCCACGCCCGCCTGGGCTCCATAGCCGCCCACCGCCCGCACGTCGATCTCGAACCGGATCTCGACGCGGACCTGGACGCCTACGAGGACAAGGAATCCGGTGAGCTGCCCCCGGGCCGCTTCCTCGACCGGGAGCGCAGCTGGCTCGCCTTCAACGAGCGGGTGCTGGAACTCGCCGAGGACCCGGCCACCCCGCTCCTGGAGCGCGCGAACTTCCTGGCGATCTTCGCGAGCAACCTCGACGAGTTCTTCATGGTCCGCGTCGCCGGCCTCAAGCGCCGCATCGCGACCGGCGTCGCCACCCGTTCGGCCTCGGGCCTGCAGCCCCGTGAGGTCCTCGACCTGATCTGGACCCGCTCCCGCGAGCTCATGGCCCGCCACGCCGCCTGCTTCCAGCAGGACATCTCCCCGCAGCTCGCCGAGGAGGGCGTCCACCTCATCCGGTGGCCCGACCTCACCGAGAAGGAGCAGGCGCGCCTCTTCACCCTGTTCCGCAACCAGATCTTCCCGGTGCTCACCCCGCTGGCCGTGGACCCCGCGCACCCGTTCCCGTACATCTCCGGCCTCTCCCTGAACCTGGCCGTGGTCGTACGCAATCCCGTCAGCGGCCACCGCCACTTCGCCCGCGTCAAGGTCCCGCCGCTCCTCTCCCGCTTCCTGGAGGCCTCCCCGCAGCGCTACGTCCCGCTGGAGGACGTCATAGCCGCGCACCTGGAGGAGCTGTTCCCGGGCATGGAGGTGCTCGCGCACCACATGTTCCGCGTGACCCGCAACGAGGACCTGGAGGTCGAGGAGGACGACGCCGAGAACCTCCTGCAGGCCCTGGAGAAGGAGCTCATGCGGCGCCGCTTCGGCCCGCCGGTGCGCCTGGAGGTCGAGGAGTCCATCGACCCCGGCGTCCTGGACCTCCTCGTGCAGGAGCTGAAGGTCAACCCCTCCGAGGTGTACCCGCTGCCCGGTCCGCTGGACCTGACCGCGCTCTTCGGGATCGCCTCGCTGGACCGGCCCGAGCTGAAGTTCCCGAAGTTCGTCGCCGGCACGCACCGCGACCTCGCCGAGGTCGAGTCCGCCTCGGCGCCCGACATCTTCGCCGCGCTGCGCGAACGGGACGTGCTGCTGCACCACCCGTACGACTCCTTCTCCACCTCGGTGCAGGCCTTCCTGGAGCAGGCCGCCGCCGACCCGGACGTCCTCGCCATCAAGCAGACGCTGTACCGCACCTCCGGTGACTCCCCGATCGTGGACGCCCTGATCGACGCCGCCGAATCCGGCAAGCAGGTCCTCGTACTCGTCGAGATCAAGGCCCGCTTCGACGAGCAGGCCAACATCAAGTGGGCGCGCAAGCTGGAGGAGTCCGGCTGCCACGTGGTCTACGGGCTCGTCGGCCTCAAGACCCACTGCAAGCTGTCGCTCGTCGTCCGCCAGGAGGGCGACACGCTGCGCCGCTACTCCCACGTCGGCACCGGCAACTACCACCCCAAGACGGCACGGCTCTACGAGGACCTCGGCCTGCTCACCGCCGACCCGCAGGTCGGCGCGGACCTCTCCGACCTCTTCAACCGGCTGTCCGGCTACTCGCGCCGCGAGACGTACCGCCGGCTGCTGGTGGCTCCACGCTCACTGCGCGACGGCCTGGTCTCCCGGATCGACAAGGAGGCCGCCCACCACCGGGCCGGCCGCCCCGCCTACGTGCGCCTCAAGATGAACTCGATCGTCGACGAGGCGCTCATCGACTCCCTCTACCGGGCCTCGCAGGCCGGTGTGCCCATCGACATCTGGGTCCGCGGCATCTGCGCGATCCGCCCCGGGGTCCCCGGGCTCTCGGAGAACATCCGGGTCCGCTCGATCCTCGGCCGCTTCCTGGAGCACTCCCGGGTCTTCGCCTTCGGCAACGGCGGCGAACCCGAGGTGTACATCGGCAGCGCCGACATGATGCACCGCAACCTCGACCGCCGTATCGAGGCACTGGTCAGGGTCGCCGACCCGGCCCACAGGGCGGCGCTGGACCGGCTGCTGGCGACCGGGATGTCCGATTCCACCACCTCCTGGCACCTGGGCCCGGACGGCGAATGGACCCGGCACAGCACCGACGGCGAGGGCCAGCCCCTGCAACACGTTCAGGAGATGCTCATTGACGCCCGGAGGCGCCGGCGTGGCTCAGCCAAACCATGA
- a CDS encoding CHAD domain-containing protein: protein MAQPNHDLTATAAGTVLGTYLRSQATAFLRGLRLHEEGAANGTAEGSEAARGLRGAARRISSSLSTFRAVADSSWADSLRTELVWLSATLADEHAYAARLARLMDALHRLSGSPEVPAPRGTAGQLTVGSARAGALLERQLTLARTRAHSATLQALGSSRFHAVADAVAVLASEVPLDPVAARGRVDDVLVPLAEVAHSRLFTAVASLPEPSPSHPYDADHDGSWNEVRRLLRVHRYAREALGDDVARLTAAGEALTRHRDAAEAAAASATAARTPRIAPATAYALGVLHADQRHEVEASRLTFQHIWQLADSSRAAA, encoded by the coding sequence GTGGCTCAGCCAAACCATGACCTGACCGCGACGGCGGCAGGCACCGTACTCGGTACGTACCTGCGGTCGCAGGCCACCGCCTTCCTCCGCGGGCTGCGCCTGCACGAGGAAGGCGCGGCGAACGGGACCGCCGAGGGCAGCGAGGCGGCGCGCGGCCTGCGGGGCGCCGCGCGCCGCATCTCCTCCTCGCTGTCCACGTTCAGGGCGGTGGCCGACTCCTCCTGGGCGGATTCGCTGCGCACGGAGCTGGTCTGGCTCTCGGCGACGCTGGCCGACGAGCACGCGTACGCCGCCCGGCTGGCGCGGCTGATGGACGCGCTGCACCGGCTGTCGGGGAGCCCCGAGGTGCCGGCCCCCCGCGGTACGGCGGGGCAGCTGACGGTGGGCTCGGCGCGGGCGGGCGCGCTGCTGGAGCGCCAGCTGACGCTGGCCCGTACGCGGGCGCACTCCGCGACCCTGCAGGCGCTGGGCTCCTCCCGCTTCCACGCGGTCGCGGACGCGGTGGCGGTACTGGCCTCCGAGGTGCCGCTGGATCCCGTCGCGGCCCGGGGCCGGGTGGACGACGTACTGGTCCCACTGGCGGAGGTGGCTCATTCCCGCCTGTTCACGGCGGTCGCCTCCCTGCCCGAACCCTCGCCCTCGCACCCGTACGACGCGGACCACGACGGCTCGTGGAACGAGGTGCGCCGTCTCCTGCGGGTCCACCGGTACGCACGGGAGGCGCTGGGCGACGACGTGGCCCGGCTGACGGCCGCGGGCGAGGCCCTGACCCGCCACCGCGACGCCGCGGAGGCCGCCGCCGCCTCGGCCACGGCCGCCCGCACCCCTCGCATCGCCCCGGCCACCGCCTACGCCCTGGGGGTGCTGCACGCGGACCAGCGGCACGAGGTGGAGGCCTCCCGGCTCACCTTCCAGCACATCTGGCAGCTGGCTGATTCCAGCCGGGCCGCCGCGTGA
- the pstS gene encoding phosphate ABC transporter substrate-binding protein PstS, producing MKLQRKNMLRASALGALVVSGALVLTACGSDDNTKADGGASGKPSAAAAGDIKCDDAKGKLLASGSSAQKNAVDLWIKNYMAACSGVEVNYKSSSSGEGVVAFNQGTVGFAGSDSALKPDAVEESKKICTGGQGIDLPMVGGPIAIGFNVAGVDKLTLDAPTIAAIFNDKIKKWDDEAIKKLNPGVTLPSTAIQAFHRSEDSGTTENLGKYLKAAAPEGWTYEAAKKWPAPGGQAASGSAGVASQVKAIDGAIGYFELSYASSQSIKTVDVNTGATAPVKATGENASKAIAAAKISGTGSDLALKLDYATKTEGAYPIVLVTYEVVCDKGNKAETLPTLKSFLNYTASDAGQKVLTENGYAPIPAEINTKVREIIKTLS from the coding sequence GTGAAGCTTCAGCGCAAGAACATGCTTCGTGCCTCCGCCCTCGGCGCGCTCGTCGTGTCCGGCGCCCTGGTCCTCACGGCGTGCGGCTCGGACGACAACACCAAGGCCGACGGTGGCGCCTCGGGCAAGCCTTCCGCCGCCGCCGCGGGCGACATCAAGTGTGACGACGCCAAGGGCAAGCTGCTGGCCTCCGGCTCCTCCGCGCAGAAGAACGCGGTCGACCTGTGGATCAAGAACTACATGGCGGCCTGCTCCGGCGTCGAGGTCAACTACAAGTCCTCCTCCTCCGGTGAGGGCGTCGTCGCCTTCAACCAGGGCACGGTCGGCTTCGCCGGTTCGGACTCCGCGCTGAAGCCCGACGCCGTCGAGGAGTCGAAGAAGATCTGCACCGGCGGCCAGGGCATCGACCTGCCGATGGTCGGCGGCCCGATCGCCATCGGCTTCAACGTCGCCGGCGTGGACAAGCTGACGCTGGACGCCCCCACGATCGCCGCGATCTTCAACGACAAGATCAAGAAGTGGGACGACGAGGCGATCAAGAAGCTGAACCCCGGCGTCACGCTTCCGTCCACCGCCATCCAGGCCTTCCACCGCTCCGAGGACTCGGGCACCACCGAGAACCTCGGCAAGTACCTCAAGGCCGCCGCTCCCGAGGGCTGGACGTACGAAGCCGCGAAGAAGTGGCCGGCCCCGGGTGGCCAGGCCGCCTCCGGCTCCGCCGGTGTCGCCTCGCAGGTCAAGGCCATCGACGGCGCGATCGGCTACTTCGAGCTCTCCTACGCCTCCTCGCAGAGCATCAAGACCGTGGACGTGAACACGGGCGCCACCGCCCCGGTCAAGGCCACCGGCGAGAACGCCTCCAAGGCCATCGCCGCCGCCAAGATCTCCGGCACCGGTTCCGACCTGGCGCTCAAGCTCGACTACGCCACCAAGACCGAGGGTGCCTACCCGATCGTCCTGGTGACCTACGAGGTCGTCTGCGACAAGGGCAACAAGGCCGAGACGCTCCCGACCCTGAAGTCCTTCCTGAACTACACCGCGTCCGACGCGGGCCAGAAGGTCCTCACCGAGAACGGCTACGCCCCGATCCCGGCCGAGATCAACACCAAGGTCCGCGAGATCATCAAGACCCTCAGCTGA
- the pstC gene encoding phosphate ABC transporter permease subunit PstC, with amino-acid sequence MASTTPTQIDTAPPVPQSARSTGRAGDKIFAGLSKGSGILLLVIMASIAVFLTYRASIALADNEGNFLTTFDWNASAKPPVFGIAVLLFGTVVSSIIAMAIAVPIAVGIALFISHYAPRKLAAPLAYVVDLLAAVPSIIYGIWGALFLVPYLGGLNMWLDEYMGWTYVFDKTQVGVARSLFTVGILLAIMILPIVTSVSREVFLQVPRMNEEAALALGATRWEVIRMSVLPFGRSGVISASMLGLGRALGETMAVATVLSPSFLISGHILDPGGGTFAQNIAAKFDEANEFGRDALIASGLVLFLLTLLVNGAARMIIARRKDFSGANA; translated from the coding sequence ATGGCTTCCACCACACCCACCCAGATAGACACGGCTCCGCCTGTCCCCCAGAGCGCAAGGTCCACCGGCCGCGCCGGTGACAAGATCTTCGCCGGGCTCTCCAAGGGCTCCGGCATCCTGCTCCTGGTGATCATGGCGTCGATAGCCGTCTTCCTCACCTACCGCGCCTCCATCGCACTGGCCGACAACGAGGGCAACTTCCTCACCACGTTCGACTGGAACGCGTCGGCCAAGCCCCCCGTCTTCGGCATCGCCGTCCTGCTCTTCGGCACCGTCGTCAGCTCGATCATCGCGATGGCCATCGCGGTTCCGATCGCCGTCGGCATCGCCCTCTTCATCTCGCACTACGCGCCGCGCAAGCTGGCCGCCCCCCTCGCCTACGTGGTCGACCTGCTGGCCGCAGTGCCGTCGATCATCTACGGCATCTGGGGCGCGCTCTTCCTCGTCCCGTACCTCGGCGGCCTCAACATGTGGCTCGACGAGTACATGGGCTGGACCTACGTCTTCGACAAGACCCAGGTCGGCGTCGCGCGCTCGCTCTTCACCGTCGGCATCCTGCTCGCGATCATGATCCTCCCGATCGTGACCAGCGTCAGCCGCGAGGTCTTCCTGCAGGTCCCGCGCATGAACGAGGAAGCCGCACTGGCCCTCGGCGCGACCCGCTGGGAGGTCATCCGGATGTCGGTCCTGCCCTTCGGCCGCTCCGGTGTCATCTCCGCCTCGATGCTCGGCCTCGGTCGCGCGCTCGGCGAGACCATGGCCGTCGCCACCGTCCTCTCCCCGAGCTTCCTGATCTCCGGCCACATCCTGGACCCGGGCGGCGGCACGTTCGCGCAGAACATCGCCGCGAAGTTCGACGAGGCCAACGAGTTCGGCCGCGACGCACTGATCGCCTCCGGCCTCGTGCTCTTCCTGCTCACCCTGCTGGTCAACGGCGCCGCCCGGATGATCATCGCCCGTCGCAAGGACTTCTCGGGGGCGAACGCCTGA
- the pstA gene encoding phosphate ABC transporter permease PstA, with translation MSHALQDQRPSRARKSVAPTSLTQGNLPRWAPAAITVLAVALGCGLGALLGLQSRIQWGLLAAALFVVITYTASSLIENRRQAKDRVATSVVWVCFVLALVPLLSLLWTTISRGMKVLDGDFLGHSMNGVTSFEAGGGVYHALLGTIEQVALATAIAAPVGLLTAVYLVEYGRGALAKAVTFFVDVMTGIPSIVAGLFILTTWNLMLGFGPSGFAGAMALSILMMPVVVRSTEEMLKLVPNELREAALALGVPKWRVILKVVLPTAIGGISTGVMLAVARIAGETAPIMLLVFGSQLINNNPFEGPQSSLPLYIWEQYKVGSEASYDRAWAAALVLIAFVMILNLVARGIARWKAPKTGR, from the coding sequence ATGAGCCACGCACTCCAGGACCAGCGCCCCTCCCGGGCCCGCAAGTCCGTCGCCCCGACCAGCCTGACGCAGGGCAACCTGCCCCGCTGGGCCCCGGCCGCCATCACGGTCCTCGCCGTCGCCCTCGGCTGCGGCCTCGGCGCCCTCCTCGGCCTGCAGAGCCGGATCCAGTGGGGCCTGCTCGCCGCCGCCCTCTTCGTGGTCATCACGTACACGGCCAGCTCGCTGATCGAGAACCGGCGCCAGGCCAAGGACCGCGTCGCGACCTCCGTCGTCTGGGTCTGCTTCGTCCTCGCCCTCGTCCCGCTGCTCTCGCTGCTGTGGACGACGATCAGCCGCGGCATGAAGGTCCTCGACGGGGACTTCCTCGGCCACTCGATGAACGGCGTGACCAGCTTCGAGGCCGGCGGCGGCGTCTACCACGCCCTCCTCGGCACCATCGAGCAGGTCGCCCTGGCCACCGCGATCGCGGCCCCCGTCGGCCTGCTGACCGCCGTCTACCTGGTCGAGTACGGCCGGGGCGCGCTGGCCAAGGCCGTGACCTTCTTCGTGGACGTCATGACCGGCATCCCCTCCATCGTCGCGGGTCTGTTCATCCTGACGACCTGGAACCTGATGCTCGGCTTCGGCCCGTCCGGCTTCGCCGGCGCGATGGCCCTGTCGATCCTGATGATGCCCGTCGTGGTCCGCTCCACCGAGGAGATGCTCAAGCTCGTCCCGAACGAGCTGCGCGAGGCCGCCCTGGCCCTCGGCGTGCCGAAGTGGCGCGTGATCCTCAAGGTCGTGCTCCCCACCGCCATCGGTGGCATCTCCACCGGCGTGATGCTGGCCGTCGCCCGCATCGCGGGCGAGACCGCCCCGATCATGCTGCTGGTCTTCGGCTCCCAGCTGATCAACAACAACCCCTTCGAAGGCCCTCAGTCCTCGCTCCCCCTCTACATTTGGGAGCAGTACAAGGTCGGCAGTGAAGCCTCCTACGACCGGGCATGGGCCGCAGCGCTCGTCCTGATCGCCTTCGTCATGATCCTCAATCTGGTGGCCCGCGGCATCGCCCGCTGGAAGGCCCCCAAGACCGGTCGCTAA
- the pstB gene encoding phosphate ABC transporter ATP-binding protein PstB, giving the protein MAKRIDVSGLSAFYGTHKAIDDISMTVEPRSVTAFIGPSGCGKSTFLRTLNRMHEVTPGGRVEGKVLLDDENLYGPGVDPVAVRRTVGMVFQRPNPFPTMSIFDNVAAGLRLNGSFKKSELTDIVEKSLQGANLWNEVKDRLNKPGSGLSGGQQQRLCIARAIAVEPQVLLMDEPCSALDPISTLAIEDLIGELKERFTIVIVTHNMQQAARVSDRTAFFNLSAVGQPGKLVEIDDTDRIFSNPSVQATEDYISGRFG; this is encoded by the coding sequence ATGGCCAAGCGAATCGACGTCAGCGGACTGTCCGCCTTCTACGGCACCCACAAGGCCATCGACGACATCTCGATGACCGTGGAACCCCGCTCCGTGACGGCCTTCATCGGCCCCTCCGGCTGCGGCAAGTCCACCTTCCTGCGCACCCTGAACCGCATGCACGAGGTCACCCCCGGCGGCCGCGTCGAGGGCAAGGTGCTCCTGGACGACGAGAACCTGTACGGCCCCGGCGTGGACCCGGTCGCGGTCCGCCGCACGGTCGGCATGGTCTTCCAGCGCCCCAACCCCTTCCCCACCATGTCGATCTTCGACAACGTGGCGGCGGGCCTGCGCCTGAACGGCTCCTTCAAGAAGTCCGAGCTCACGGACATCGTCGAGAAGTCCCTGCAGGGCGCCAACCTCTGGAACGAGGTCAAGGACCGCCTGAACAAGCCGGGCTCCGGCCTCTCCGGCGGCCAGCAGCAGCGCCTGTGCATCGCCCGCGCCATCGCGGTCGAGCCCCAGGTCCTCCTGATGGACGAGCCCTGCTCGGCCCTCGACCCGATCTCCACCCTCGCCATCGAGGACCTGATCGGCGAGCTCAAGGAGCGCTTCACGATCGTCATCGTGACGCACAACATGCAGCAGGCCGCGCGCGTCTCCGACCGCACCGCCTTCTTCAACCTCTCCGCGGTCGGCCAGCCCGGAAAGCTGGTCGAGATCGACGACACGGACCGGATCTTCTCCAACCCGTCCGTGCAGGCGACCGAGGACTACATCTCGGGCCGCTTCGGCTAA
- a CDS encoding inorganic phosphate transporter — protein MDTFALIVTIGVALGFTYTNGFHDSANAIATSVSTRALTPRAALAMAAVMNLAGAFLGSGVAKTVSKGLIETPHGDRGMWILFSALVGAIVWNLVTWYFGLPSSSSHALFGGMVGAALAGGIGVIWHGVLEKVVIPMFLSPVVGLIAGYLVMVAIMWMFRRSNPHKAKRGFRIAQTVSAAAMALGHGLQDAQKTMGIVVMALVIADVQGDGDPIPVWVKIACAVMLSLGTYAGGWRIMRTLGRKIIELDPPQGFAAETTGASIMYTASYLYQAPISTTHVITSAIMGVGATKRVNAVRWGVAKNIILGWFITMPAAALVAAVSFWVVNLAVG, from the coding sequence GTGGACACCTTCGCTCTGATCGTGACCATCGGTGTCGCGCTCGGTTTCACGTACACCAACGGTTTCCACGACTCGGCGAACGCGATCGCGACCTCGGTCTCGACCCGCGCGCTGACCCCGCGCGCCGCGCTCGCGATGGCCGCGGTGATGAACCTGGCCGGTGCCTTCCTGGGCAGCGGGGTCGCCAAGACGGTCAGTAAGGGGCTCATCGAGACCCCGCACGGTGACAGGGGGATGTGGATCCTCTTCTCCGCGCTGGTCGGCGCGATCGTCTGGAACCTGGTCACCTGGTACTTCGGCCTGCCCTCGTCCTCCTCGCACGCGCTGTTCGGCGGCATGGTGGGTGCGGCGCTGGCCGGCGGGATCGGCGTCATCTGGCACGGGGTGCTGGAGAAGGTCGTCATCCCGATGTTCCTCTCGCCCGTCGTCGGCCTGATCGCGGGCTACCTGGTGATGGTCGCGATCATGTGGATGTTCCGCAGGTCCAACCCGCACAAGGCCAAGCGCGGTTTCCGGATCGCCCAGACCGTCTCGGCGGCCGCCATGGCCCTCGGTCACGGTCTGCAGGACGCGCAGAAGACGATGGGCATCGTGGTGATGGCCCTGGTCATCGCCGACGTCCAGGGCGACGGTGACCCGATCCCGGTCTGGGTCAAGATCGCCTGTGCCGTGATGCTCTCGCTCGGTACGTACGCGGGCGGCTGGCGCATCATGCGCACCCTGGGCCGCAAGATCATCGAGCTCGACCCGCCGCAGGGTTTCGCCGCCGAGACGACGGGTGCCTCGATCATGTACACGGCTTCCTACCTCTACCAGGCGCCGATCTCCACCACCCACGTGATCACCTCGGCGATCATGGGTGTGGGCGCCACCAAGCGGGTCAACGCGGTCCGCTGGGGCGTCGCCAAGAACATCATCCTGGGATGGTTCATCACCATGCCGGCCGCGGCCCTGGTCGCCGCGGTCAGCTTCTGGGTCGTGAACCTGGCCGTCGGCTGA
- a CDS encoding DUF47 domain-containing protein, with the protein MRFRLTPRETSFYDMFAASADNIVTGSKLLMELLGADSSARAEIAERMRAAEHAGDDATHAIFHQLNSSFITPFDREDIYNLASCLDDIMDFMEEAVDLVVLYNVEELPKGVEQQIEVLARAAELTAEAMPHLRTMTNLTEYWIEVNRLENQADQIHRKLLAQLFNGKYDAIEVLKLKQIVDVLEEAADAFEHVANTVETIAVKES; encoded by the coding sequence GTGCGATTTCGTCTGACCCCCAGGGAGACGAGCTTCTACGACATGTTCGCCGCATCCGCGGACAACATCGTCACGGGCTCGAAGCTCCTGATGGAACTGCTCGGAGCGGACTCCTCCGCCCGAGCCGAGATCGCGGAGCGGATGCGGGCGGCGGAGCACGCGGGGGATGACGCGACCCACGCGATCTTCCACCAGCTCAACTCCTCCTTCATCACGCCGTTCGACCGCGAGGACATCTACAACCTGGCGTCCTGCCTCGACGACATCATGGACTTCATGGAGGAGGCGGTCGACCTGGTCGTCCTCTACAACGTGGAGGAGCTCCCCAAGGGAGTCGAGCAGCAGATCGAGGTACTGGCGCGCGCGGCCGAGCTGACCGCCGAGGCCATGCCGCACCTGCGGACCATGACCAATCTGACCGAGTACTGGATCGAGGTCAACCGCCTCGAGAACCAGGCCGACCAGATCCACCGCAAGCTGCTCGCCCAGCTCTTCAACGGCAAGTACGACGCCATCGAGGTGCTGAAGCTCAAGCAGATCGTCGACGTGCTCGAAGAGGCGGCCGACGCGTTCGAGCACGTCGCGAACACGGTGGAGACCATCGCGGTCAAGGAGTCCTGA
- a CDS encoding metal-sensitive transcriptional regulator: MTAIQAEGSGAETGATPGTAAGTGTTTGAVHGYHHQKDEHLKRLRRIEGQIRGLQRLVDEDVYCIDILTQVSASTKALQSFALQLLEEHLRHCVADAAVKGGAEIDAKVEEATKAIARLLRT; this comes from the coding sequence ATGACTGCCATCCAGGCGGAGGGCTCCGGAGCCGAAACGGGCGCCACCCCGGGCACCGCAGCGGGCACGGGCACCACCACGGGCGCGGTGCACGGCTACCACCACCAGAAGGACGAGCACCTCAAGCGACTGCGCCGGATCGAGGGCCAGATCCGGGGCCTCCAGCGCCTGGTCGACGAGGACGTCTACTGCATCGACATACTCACCCAGGTCTCGGCGAGCACGAAGGCACTGCAGTCCTTCGCGCTCCAGCTGCTGGAGGAGCACCTGCGGCACTGCGTCGCGGACGCGGCCGTCAAGGGCGGGGCCGAGATCGACGCCAAGGTCGAGGAAGCGACGAAGGCGATCGCCCGACTGCTGCGCACGTGA